The following proteins are encoded in a genomic region of Streptomyces sp. NBC_01723:
- a CDS encoding beta-galactosidase codes for MPDLSDVTRHRILYGGDYNPEQWPEETWPEDVRLMRTAGVNTVTVGVFSWARLEPRPGAHDFAWLDRVMDLLHAGGIGVVLATPTASPPPWLGHLHPDTLPRDADGRTEWWGGRQHFSHSSATYRRRAAAITEALAARYASHPALTMWHINNEYCTHDHGDEAATRFRRWLQDRYDTLDALNTAWGTAFWSQGYGDWAEVMPPRRTHYLRNPAQVLDFRRFTSDMLLECFVAERDIVRRHTPHLPVTTNFMPLWSGQDAWRWAEEEDVVSVDLYPDPRDPYGAQEGALVQDLTRSQARGPWMLMEQAAGPVNWRGVNHPKPRGLNRLWSLQAVARGADAVCYFQWRQSRQGAEKFHSGMVSHAGPRGRTYEEVVRLGADLAKLGPHAAGTRVTADLAVLHDWHSWWASDQEARPSARVDHADVLRAWHRALWRAHLTADFAHPDHDLTPYKVVLVPQLYALTDTAVDNLLAHVRRGSTLVCGFLTGVADRDDRVRPGGMDARLRELFGIRTLHEWWPLEEDERADCDGFGGVLWSEEIEPDGTADEVIPYRGGELDGRPAVLRKGGAWYLSTLPEPDALRDLLARIAADAGVRPALDGLPADVEAVRRGGLLFLLHHGRDPVTVAVPGTHRDLLTDATVTDRVTLGRHGAAVLTEPAS; via the coding sequence ATGCCGGACCTCTCGGACGTGACCCGGCACCGCATCCTCTACGGCGGCGACTACAACCCCGAGCAGTGGCCGGAGGAGACCTGGCCCGAGGACGTCCGCCTGATGAGAACCGCCGGCGTCAACACCGTCACCGTCGGCGTCTTCTCCTGGGCGCGGCTCGAACCCCGGCCCGGCGCACACGACTTCGCCTGGCTGGACCGGGTCATGGACCTGCTGCACGCGGGCGGCATCGGCGTCGTCCTCGCCACCCCCACCGCCTCACCCCCGCCGTGGCTCGGCCACCTGCACCCCGACACCCTGCCCCGCGACGCGGACGGCCGCACCGAGTGGTGGGGCGGCCGGCAGCACTTCTCGCACTCCAGCGCCACGTACCGCCGGCGGGCCGCCGCCATCACCGAGGCCCTGGCCGCGCGCTACGCGAGCCATCCCGCCCTCACCATGTGGCACATCAACAACGAGTACTGCACCCATGACCACGGCGACGAGGCCGCCACCCGGTTCCGCCGCTGGCTCCAGGACCGGTACGACACCCTCGACGCCCTCAACACCGCCTGGGGCACGGCCTTCTGGAGCCAGGGTTACGGCGACTGGGCCGAAGTCATGCCGCCCCGCCGCACCCACTACCTGAGGAACCCCGCGCAGGTCCTGGACTTCCGGCGGTTCACCTCCGACATGCTCCTGGAGTGCTTCGTCGCCGAGCGCGACATCGTCCGCCGCCACACCCCGCACCTCCCGGTCACCACCAACTTCATGCCGCTCTGGTCCGGCCAGGACGCCTGGCGCTGGGCCGAGGAGGAGGACGTCGTCTCCGTCGACCTCTACCCCGACCCGCGCGATCCGTACGGCGCGCAGGAGGGCGCCCTCGTCCAGGACCTGACCCGCTCCCAGGCGCGCGGCCCGTGGATGCTCATGGAGCAGGCGGCGGGCCCGGTCAACTGGCGCGGTGTGAACCACCCCAAGCCCCGCGGCCTGAACCGCCTGTGGTCCTTGCAGGCCGTGGCCCGGGGCGCGGACGCCGTCTGCTACTTCCAGTGGCGCCAGTCGAGACAGGGCGCCGAGAAGTTCCACTCCGGGATGGTCTCCCACGCGGGCCCGCGGGGCCGCACGTACGAGGAGGTCGTGCGGTTGGGCGCCGACCTCGCGAAGCTCGGCCCGCACGCCGCCGGCACCCGCGTCACCGCCGACCTCGCCGTCCTGCACGACTGGCACTCCTGGTGGGCCTCCGACCAGGAGGCCCGCCCCTCCGCCCGCGTCGACCACGCCGACGTCCTGCGCGCCTGGCACCGCGCGCTGTGGCGGGCCCACCTCACCGCCGACTTCGCCCACCCCGACCACGACCTGACCCCGTACAAGGTGGTCCTCGTCCCCCAGCTGTACGCGCTCACCGACACCGCGGTCGACAACCTCCTCGCCCACGTCCGCCGCGGCTCCACCCTCGTCTGCGGTTTCCTCACCGGCGTCGCCGACCGGGACGACCGGGTCAGGCCCGGCGGCATGGACGCCCGGCTGCGCGAGCTGTTCGGCATCCGCACCCTGCACGAGTGGTGGCCCCTGGAGGAGGACGAGCGCGCCGACTGCGACGGCTTCGGGGGCGTCCTGTGGTCGGAGGAGATCGAACCGGACGGCACCGCCGACGAGGTGATCCCGTATCGGGGCGGTGAGCTGGACGGACGTCCGGCCGTCCTGCGCAAGGGCGGCGCCTGGTACCTCTCGACCCTCCCCGAACCGGACGCCCTGCGCGACCTGCTCGCCCGGATCGCCGCCGACGCCGGCGTCCGGCCGGCGCTCGACGGACTCCCGGCCGACGTCGAGGCGGTGCGCCGCGGCGGCCTGCTCTTCCTCCTCCACCACGGCCGCGACCCCGTCACCGTCGCCGTCCCCGGCACCCACCGCGACCTGCTGACCGACGCCACCGTCACCGACCGCGTCACCCTCGGCCGCCACGGCGCGGCCGTCCTCACCGAACCCGCTTCATGA
- a CDS encoding glycoside hydrolase family 12 protein, with product MALRTRTLKALLAPALALGATLGLASAPAQAAVWNSCDQWGNTTLDGYILYNNIWGSGAGAQCVWANSGTNWGTWADHPNTGGIKSYPNAKKVINKPITSLGSLRSSYDVTVPASGAYNTSYDIWDTDYDYEIMLWVNHHGAVGPLGSPQGSVTLGGHSWNVYKGSNGANEVFSFLRTSDSSSGTVDILPILKWIKDTKGWMGDETIGDVQFGYEITSSAGGLDFTTNNLTVSGG from the coding sequence ATGGCACTACGCACCCGCACTCTGAAAGCCCTCCTCGCCCCGGCCCTCGCCCTGGGCGCCACCCTCGGTCTGGCCTCCGCCCCCGCCCAGGCCGCCGTCTGGAACTCGTGCGACCAGTGGGGCAACACCACCCTGGACGGCTACATCCTCTACAACAACATCTGGGGCTCCGGCGCCGGCGCCCAGTGCGTCTGGGCCAACTCCGGCACCAACTGGGGCACCTGGGCCGACCACCCGAACACGGGCGGCATCAAGTCCTACCCGAACGCCAAGAAGGTGATCAACAAGCCGATCACCTCCCTCGGCTCGCTCCGCAGCAGCTACGACGTCACGGTCCCGGCGTCCGGCGCGTACAACACGTCGTACGACATCTGGGACACGGACTACGACTACGAGATCATGCTCTGGGTCAACCACCACGGAGCCGTCGGCCCGCTCGGCAGCCCACAGGGTTCCGTCACGCTCGGCGGCCACTCCTGGAACGTCTACAAGGGCAGCAACGGCGCCAACGAGGTCTTCTCGTTCCTGCGCACCTCGGACTCCAGCTCCGGTACGGTCGACATCCTGCCGATCCTGAAGTGGATCAAGGACACCAAGGGCTGGATGGGCGACGAGACCATCGGTGACGTGCAGTTCGGCTACGAGATCACCTCGTCCGCCGGCGGCCTCGACTTCACCACCAACAACCTGACGGTCAGCGGCGGCTGA
- a CDS encoding LacI family DNA-binding transcriptional regulator, with translation MVTLAEVAQHAGVSASTVSYVLSGKRSISTTTRQRVEESIRTLGYHPNAGARALASSRSNIIALMIPLRRDMYVPVMMEIAIAVATTARTHGYDVLLLTGEEGPDAVRRVTGSGLADAMIVMDVELDDERLPLLRGTDRPSVLIGLPADTDGLTCVDLDFRATGALCVEHLAGLGHRDIAVIGEAPAVYERHTGFAERTLDGLRGGARELGLRLLHRPCEGGYDAMAATLARVFDERPDTTGFVVQNESAVEPLLSLLRQQGRAVPEDVSVVAVCPEQVATHASVRLTSVALPAQEMGRQAVEQLIAKLDGRGSDEVVLLAPELTVRASSGPAPARS, from the coding sequence ATGGTCACCCTCGCCGAGGTCGCCCAGCACGCCGGAGTCTCCGCGAGCACGGTGAGCTACGTCCTCAGCGGCAAGCGGTCCATCTCCACCACCACCCGGCAGCGGGTCGAGGAGAGCATCCGCACGCTCGGCTACCACCCGAATGCCGGCGCCCGCGCCCTGGCCAGCAGCAGGTCGAACATCATCGCGCTCATGATCCCACTGCGCAGGGACATGTACGTGCCGGTGATGATGGAGATCGCCATCGCCGTCGCCACGACCGCGCGCACCCACGGGTACGACGTCCTGCTGCTCACCGGTGAGGAGGGCCCCGACGCGGTGCGCCGCGTCACGGGCAGCGGGCTGGCCGACGCGATGATCGTGATGGACGTCGAGCTGGACGACGAACGGCTGCCGCTGCTGCGGGGCACCGACCGGCCGTCGGTGCTGATCGGTCTGCCGGCCGACACCGACGGGCTGACCTGCGTCGACCTCGACTTCCGGGCGACCGGCGCGCTGTGCGTGGAGCATCTGGCGGGGCTGGGCCACCGCGACATCGCCGTCATCGGCGAGGCCCCCGCGGTCTACGAACGGCACACCGGCTTCGCCGAACGCACCCTCGACGGGCTGCGCGGCGGGGCCCGGGAGCTGGGCCTGCGGCTGCTGCACCGGCCCTGCGAGGGCGGGTACGACGCGATGGCCGCGACCCTCGCCCGGGTCTTCGACGAGCGTCCGGACACCACGGGCTTCGTCGTCCAGAACGAGTCGGCCGTCGAGCCGCTGCTCTCCCTGCTGCGCCAGCAGGGCCGGGCCGTCCCCGAGGACGTGTCGGTGGTCGCGGTCTGCCCGGAGCAGGTCGCCACCCATGCCTCGGTGCGGCTCACCTCGGTCGCCCTGCCCGCGCAGGAGATGGGCCGGCAGGCCGTGGAGCAGCTGATCGCCAAGCTCGACGGACGCGGGAGCGACGAGGTCGTGCTGCTCGCGCCGGAGCTGACCGTCCGGGCCAGCTCGGGACCGGCGCCCGCGCGGTCGTGA
- a CDS encoding acyl-CoA dehydrogenase family protein, with translation MSAATTPSSRPTVTEREARQVAEAAREQDWRKPSFAKELFLGRFRLDLIHPHPLPADDDVQRGEEFLAKLRDFCETKIDGSVIERDARIPDQVITGLKELGAFGMKIDTKYGGLGLTQVYYNKALALVGSANPAIGALLSAHQSIGVPQPLKMFGTQEQKDAFLPRCARTDISAFLLTEPDVGSDPARLATTAVPDGDEYVLDGVKLWTTNGVVADLLVVMARVPKSEGHKGGITAFVVEAASDGVTVENRNAFMGLRGLENGVTRFHQVRVPAANRIGPEGAGLKIALTTLNTGRLSLPAMCVGAGKWCLKIAREWSAVREQWGKPVALHEAVGSKISFIAATTFALEAVLDLSSQMADEDRNDIRIEAALAKLYGSEMACLMADELVQIRGGRGFETAASLEARGERAVPAEQILRDLRINRIFEGSTEIMHLLIAREAVDAHLSVAGDLIDPDKTLADKAKAGAQAGAFYAKWLPKLVAGPGQLPRSYADFHPSGHPDLAAHLRYVERAARKLARSTFYAMSRWQGRMETKQGFLGRIVDIGAELFAMSAACVRAEHLRATDDHGREAYQLADAFCRQARIRVEELFGRLWTNTDDLDHKVVKGVLGGAYEWLEQGIVDPSGDGPWIADATPGASQRENVHRPIP, from the coding sequence ATGTCCGCAGCAACCACCCCCTCCTCCCGGCCCACGGTCACCGAGCGTGAGGCCCGCCAGGTCGCCGAGGCGGCCCGCGAACAGGACTGGCGCAAGCCCAGCTTCGCCAAGGAGCTGTTCCTCGGCCGCTTCCGCCTCGACCTCATCCACCCCCACCCGTTGCCGGCCGACGACGACGTCCAGCGCGGCGAGGAGTTCCTCGCCAAGCTGCGCGACTTCTGCGAGACGAAGATCGACGGATCCGTGATCGAGCGCGACGCGCGCATCCCGGACCAGGTGATCACGGGGCTGAAGGAGCTGGGCGCCTTCGGCATGAAGATCGACACCAAGTACGGCGGTCTCGGCCTGACCCAGGTCTACTACAACAAGGCCCTCGCCCTGGTCGGATCCGCGAACCCGGCGATCGGCGCGCTGCTCTCCGCCCACCAGTCGATCGGCGTGCCCCAGCCGCTGAAGATGTTCGGCACCCAGGAGCAGAAGGACGCGTTCCTGCCGCGCTGCGCCCGCACCGACATCTCGGCGTTCCTGCTGACCGAGCCGGACGTCGGCTCCGACCCGGCCCGGCTCGCCACCACCGCCGTTCCGGACGGCGACGAGTACGTCCTCGACGGCGTGAAGCTGTGGACGACCAACGGCGTCGTCGCCGACCTGCTCGTCGTGATGGCCCGCGTCCCGAAGTCCGAGGGCCACAAGGGCGGCATCACCGCCTTCGTCGTGGAGGCCGCCTCCGACGGCGTCACGGTCGAGAACCGCAACGCCTTCATGGGCCTGCGCGGCCTGGAGAACGGCGTCACCCGCTTCCACCAGGTGCGCGTCCCCGCCGCCAACCGCATCGGCCCCGAGGGCGCCGGCCTCAAGATCGCCCTCACCACCCTCAACACCGGCCGCCTCTCGCTGCCCGCCATGTGCGTCGGCGCCGGCAAGTGGTGCCTGAAGATCGCCCGCGAATGGTCGGCGGTGCGTGAGCAGTGGGGCAAGCCGGTCGCGCTGCACGAGGCGGTCGGCTCGAAGATCTCGTTCATCGCGGCCACCACCTTCGCCCTGGAGGCGGTCCTCGACCTCTCCTCCCAGATGGCCGACGAGGACCGCAACGACATCCGCATCGAGGCCGCCCTAGCCAAGCTCTACGGCTCCGAGATGGCCTGTCTGATGGCCGACGAACTGGTCCAGATCCGCGGCGGCCGCGGCTTCGAGACCGCGGCCTCCCTGGAGGCGCGGGGCGAGCGGGCCGTGCCCGCCGAGCAGATCCTGCGCGACCTGCGCATCAACCGCATCTTCGAGGGCTCCACCGAGATCATGCACCTGCTGATCGCGCGGGAGGCCGTCGACGCCCACCTCTCGGTCGCCGGCGACCTGATCGACCCCGACAAGACCCTGGCCGACAAGGCGAAGGCGGGCGCGCAGGCCGGCGCCTTCTACGCCAAGTGGCTGCCCAAGCTCGTCGCGGGGCCGGGCCAACTCCCGCGCTCCTACGCCGACTTCCATCCCTCCGGCCACCCCGACCTCGCCGCCCACCTGCGCTACGTCGAACGCGCCGCCCGCAAACTGGCCCGCTCCACCTTCTACGCCATGTCCCGCTGGCAGGGCCGGATGGAGACCAAGCAGGGCTTCCTGGGACGGATCGTCGACATCGGCGCGGAGCTGTTCGCGATGAGCGCCGCCTGCGTCCGCGCCGAACACCTGCGCGCCACCGACGACCACGGCCGCGAGGCCTACCAGCTCGCCGACGCCTTCTGCCGCCAGGCCCGGATCCGCGTCGAGGAACTCTTCGGCCGCCTCTGGACCAACACCGACGACCTGGACCACAAGGTCGTCAAGGGCGTGCTGGGCGGCGCGTACGAGTGGCTCGAGCAGGGCATCGTCGACCCGTCGGGAGACGGCCCCTGGATCGCGGACGCGACCCCGGGAGCCTCCCAGCGGGAGAACGTCCACCGCCCCATCCCCTGA
- the dxr gene encoding 1-deoxy-D-xylulose-5-phosphate reductoisomerase, which produces MSDSPAPLADPHLVYDPVAGDGPKDVVILGSTGSIGTQAIDLVLRNPDRFRVTGLSANGGRVDLLAEQAHRLRPRTVAVAREDVVPALREALGARYGGREPLPEILAGPDAATRLAASDCHTVLNGITGSIGLAPTLAALEAGHTLALANKESLIVGGPLVKALAKPGQIIPVDSEHAALFQALAAGTRADVRKLVVTASGGPFRGRTRDQLARVTVDDALAHPTWAMGPVITINSATLVNKGLEVIEAHLLYDIPFDRIEVVVHPQSYVHSMVEFTDGSTLAQATPPDMGGPIAIGLGWPERVPDAAPSFDWSKASTWEFFPLDNEAFPSVNLARHVGQLAGTAPAVFNAANEECVEAFRSGALPFLGIMETVTRVVEEHGTPRTGTSLTVADVLEAETWARARARQLAAQTAEARA; this is translated from the coding sequence ATGAGCGACAGTCCAGCCCCACTCGCCGACCCCCACCTCGTCTACGACCCGGTGGCGGGCGACGGCCCGAAGGACGTGGTGATCCTCGGGTCCACCGGGTCGATCGGGACCCAGGCCATCGACCTCGTGCTGCGCAACCCGGACCGCTTCCGGGTCACGGGCCTGTCCGCCAACGGCGGCCGGGTCGACCTCCTCGCCGAGCAGGCGCACCGGCTGAGGCCGCGGACCGTCGCCGTCGCCCGCGAGGACGTCGTCCCCGCGCTGCGCGAGGCACTGGGTGCTCGGTACGGCGGGCGGGAGCCGCTCCCCGAGATCCTCGCGGGACCGGACGCGGCGACCCGGCTGGCCGCCTCCGACTGCCACACCGTCCTCAACGGCATCACCGGCTCCATCGGACTCGCTCCGACCCTCGCCGCCCTGGAGGCCGGCCACACCCTCGCGCTGGCCAACAAGGAATCGCTCATCGTCGGCGGCCCGCTGGTCAAGGCCCTTGCCAAGCCGGGGCAGATCATCCCGGTCGACTCCGAGCACGCCGCCCTCTTCCAGGCCCTGGCCGCCGGCACCCGCGCCGACGTACGCAAGCTCGTCGTCACCGCGTCCGGCGGCCCCTTCCGCGGCCGGACCAGGGACCAGCTGGCCCGCGTCACCGTCGACGACGCCCTCGCCCACCCCACCTGGGCGATGGGCCCGGTGATCACGATCAACTCCGCCACCCTGGTCAACAAGGGCCTGGAGGTGATCGAGGCGCACCTCCTCTACGACATTCCCTTCGACCGCATTGAGGTGGTCGTGCACCCGCAGTCGTATGTCCACTCGATGGTTGAGTTCACGGACGGATCGACCCTGGCCCAGGCGACGCCCCCCGACATGGGCGGGCCCATCGCCATCGGCCTGGGCTGGCCCGAACGCGTCCCCGACGCCGCCCCCAGCTTCGACTGGAGCAAGGCCTCCACCTGGGAGTTCTTCCCCCTGGACAACGAGGCCTTCCCCTCGGTGAACCTGGCCCGGCACGTCGGACAGCTCGCGGGCACGGCCCCGGCGGTGTTCAATGCCGCCAACGAGGAGTGCGTCGAGGCGTTCCGCTCCGGCGCGCTGCCGTTCCTCGGGATCATGGAGACCGTCACGCGGGTGGTCGAGGAGCACGGCACCCCTCGTACGGGAACCTCGCTCACCGTCGCGGACGTCCTCGAAGCGGAGACCTGGGCACGCGCCCGGGCCCGGCAACTGGCGGCACAGACGGCGGAGGCCCGTGCATGA
- a CDS encoding M50 family metallopeptidase: MFILGIVLFAVGLLFSIAWHELGHLSTAKLFGIRVPQYMVGFGPTIFSRKKGETEYGVKAIPFGGYIRMIGMFPPGADGRMEARSTSPWRGMIEDARSAAFEELQPGDDKRLFYTRKPWKRVIVMFAGPFMNLILAVVLFLTVLMGFGISQQTTTVSSVSQCVISQTENRDDCTKSDPASPAAAAGLRAGDKILSFDGVRTDDWDKLSNLIRANPGEQVPVVVERKGEEITLNATIATNQVAKKDANGQIVEGEYVTAGFLGFSAATGVVKQDFGQSVTWMGDRIGDAVDSLAALPAKIPALWDAAFGDGPREADSPMGVVGAARVGGEIATLDIPPTQQLAMFVMLVAGFNLSLFLFNMLPLLPLDGGHIAGALWESLRRAAAKVLRRPDPGPFDVAKLMPVAYVVAGIFVCFTLLVLVADVVNPVRIS, from the coding sequence ATGTTCATCCTCGGCATAGTCCTCTTCGCCGTCGGCCTGCTGTTCTCCATCGCCTGGCACGAGCTGGGCCACCTCTCCACGGCCAAGCTCTTCGGCATCCGGGTGCCGCAGTACATGGTCGGCTTCGGACCGACGATCTTCTCGCGGAAGAAGGGCGAGACCGAGTACGGCGTCAAGGCCATCCCGTTCGGCGGCTACATCCGCATGATCGGCATGTTCCCGCCCGGTGCCGACGGCCGCATGGAGGCCCGCTCCACCTCGCCGTGGCGCGGGATGATCGAGGACGCCCGCTCGGCCGCCTTCGAGGAGCTCCAGCCCGGCGACGACAAGCGCCTGTTCTACACGCGCAAGCCGTGGAAACGGGTCATCGTGATGTTCGCGGGCCCGTTCATGAACCTCATCCTGGCGGTGGTGCTGTTCCTCACCGTCCTGATGGGCTTCGGCATCTCGCAGCAGACCACCACCGTCAGCTCCGTCTCCCAGTGCGTCATCTCACAGACGGAGAACCGCGACGACTGCACCAAGTCCGACCCCGCCTCCCCGGCCGCGGCGGCAGGCCTCCGGGCCGGCGACAAGATCCTCTCCTTCGACGGCGTACGGACCGACGACTGGGACAAGCTGTCCAACCTGATCCGCGCCAACCCCGGCGAGCAGGTGCCGGTCGTCGTCGAGCGCAAGGGTGAGGAGATCACCCTGAACGCGACCATCGCCACCAACCAGGTCGCCAAGAAGGACGCGAACGGCCAGATCGTCGAGGGCGAGTACGTCACCGCCGGCTTCCTCGGCTTCAGCGCCGCCACCGGCGTGGTGAAGCAGGACTTCGGCCAGTCCGTGACCTGGATGGGCGACCGGATCGGCGACGCCGTCGACTCCCTCGCGGCCCTGCCCGCCAAGATCCCCGCCCTGTGGGACGCCGCCTTCGGGGACGGACCCCGCGAGGCCGACTCACCGATGGGCGTGGTGGGCGCCGCCCGGGTCGGCGGTGAGATCGCCACCCTGGACATCCCGCCCACCCAGCAGCTGGCCATGTTCGTCATGCTGGTGGCCGGCTTCAACCTCTCCCTGTTCCTCTTCAACATGCTCCCGCTGCTGCCGCTCGACGGCGGCCACATCGCGGGCGCGCTGTGGGAGTCGCTGCGCCGGGCCGCGGCCAAGGTGCTGCGCAGGCCCGACCCGGGCCCCTTCGACGTCGCCAAGCTGATGCCGGTGGCCTACGTGGTGGCGGGCATCTTCGTCTGCTTCACGCTGCTGGTGCTGGTGGCGGACGTCGTCAATCCCGTGCGAATCTCCTGA
- the ispG gene encoding flavodoxin-dependent (E)-4-hydroxy-3-methylbut-2-enyl-diphosphate synthase produces MTAISLGMPDVPTRLAERRKSRQIQVGAVAVGGDAPVSVQSMTTTRTSDIGATLQQIAELTASGCQIVRVACPTQDDADALPVIARKSQIPVIADIHFQPKYVFAAIEAGCAAVRVNPGNIKQFDDKVKEIAKAAKDHGTPIRIGVNAGSLDRRLLQKYGKATPEALAESALWEASLFEEHDFRDIKISVKHNDPVVMVEAYRQLAAQCDYPLHLGVTEAGPAFQGTIKSAVAFGALLSQGIGDTIRVSLSAPPVEEIKVGIQILESLNLRQRGLEIVSCPSCGRAQVDVYKLAEEVTAGLDGMEVPLRVAVMGCVVNGPGEAREADLGVASGNGKGQIFVKGEVIKTVPESKIVETLIEEAMKIAEQMEKDGVTSGEPSVSIAG; encoded by the coding sequence ATGACTGCCATTTCTCTCGGCATGCCGGACGTTCCGACCAGGCTCGCGGAGCGCCGCAAGAGCCGGCAGATCCAGGTCGGCGCCGTGGCGGTGGGCGGCGACGCCCCCGTGTCGGTGCAGTCCATGACCACGACCCGTACGTCGGACATCGGCGCGACGCTCCAGCAGATCGCCGAGCTGACCGCGTCCGGCTGCCAGATCGTCCGGGTGGCCTGCCCGACCCAGGACGACGCGGACGCGCTCCCGGTGATCGCGCGGAAGTCGCAGATCCCGGTGATCGCCGACATCCACTTCCAGCCCAAGTACGTGTTCGCGGCGATCGAGGCGGGCTGCGCGGCGGTCCGCGTCAACCCGGGCAACATCAAGCAGTTCGACGACAAGGTCAAGGAGATCGCCAAGGCCGCGAAGGACCACGGCACCCCGATCCGCATCGGCGTGAACGCGGGCTCCCTGGACCGCCGCCTGCTCCAGAAGTACGGCAAGGCCACCCCCGAGGCGCTCGCCGAGTCCGCGCTGTGGGAGGCGTCCCTCTTCGAGGAGCACGACTTCCGCGACATCAAGATCTCCGTCAAGCACAACGACCCGGTCGTGATGGTCGAGGCCTACCGCCAGCTCGCCGCCCAGTGCGACTACCCGCTGCATCTCGGCGTGACCGAGGCCGGCCCAGCCTTCCAGGGCACCATCAAGTCGGCGGTCGCCTTCGGCGCGCTGCTCTCCCAGGGCATCGGCGACACCATCCGCGTCTCCCTCTCCGCCCCGCCGGTCGAGGAGATCAAGGTCGGCATCCAGATCCTGGAGTCGCTCAACCTGCGCCAGCGCGGCCTGGAGATCGTCTCCTGCCCGTCCTGCGGCCGCGCCCAGGTCGACGTCTACAAGCTCGCCGAAGAGGTCACCGCCGGGCTCGACGGCATGGAGGTCCCGCTCCGCGTCGCCGTCATGGGCTGCGTCGTCAACGGCCCCGGCGAGGCCCGCGAGGCCGACCTCGGCGTCGCCTCCGGCAACGGCAAGGGCCAGATCTTCGTCAAGGGCGAGGTCATCAAGACCGTCCCCGAGTCGAAGATCGTGGAGACCCTCATCGAGGAGGCCATGAAGATCGCCGAGCAGATGGAGAAGGACGGCGTGACCTCCGGCGAACCCTCCGTCTCGATCGCGGGCTGA
- a CDS encoding GNAT family N-acetyltransferase, whose product MLTQTTSRVLEPSDLDAALAILDSEPVANAFVAARVNIAGLDPWRLGGEMWGWYEHGMLTSLCYAGANLVPICANERAVRAFADRARRAGRRCSSIVGPADQTAQLWRLLEPGWGPAREVRTRQPLMVTDRMPGDIVPDPYVRRVRKDELDRVMPACVAMFTEEVGISPLAGDGGLLYQARVAELVGSGRSFARFDADGKVVFKAEIGAATDRACQIQGVWVAPEYRGKGLAAPGMAAVLRYALADVAPVASLYVNDFNTAARRTYLRVGFREVGAFMSVLF is encoded by the coding sequence GTGTTGACGCAGACCACCTCCCGCGTGCTCGAACCGAGCGACCTGGACGCCGCGCTCGCCATCCTCGACAGCGAGCCGGTCGCGAACGCCTTCGTCGCCGCCCGGGTGAACATCGCCGGACTCGACCCGTGGCGCCTCGGCGGGGAGATGTGGGGCTGGTACGAGCACGGCATGCTGACGTCCCTGTGCTACGCGGGCGCCAACCTGGTCCCCATCTGCGCCAACGAACGCGCCGTCCGCGCCTTCGCCGACCGCGCCCGCCGGGCCGGCCGCCGCTGCTCCTCGATCGTCGGCCCCGCCGACCAGACCGCCCAGCTGTGGCGGCTGCTCGAACCCGGCTGGGGCCCCGCCCGCGAGGTCCGCACCCGCCAGCCCCTCATGGTCACCGACCGCATGCCAGGGGACATCGTCCCCGACCCCTACGTCCGCCGCGTACGCAAGGACGAGCTGGACCGGGTCATGCCGGCCTGCGTGGCGATGTTCACCGAGGAGGTCGGCATCTCCCCGCTGGCCGGCGACGGCGGCCTGCTCTACCAGGCCCGGGTCGCCGAACTCGTCGGCTCCGGCCGCTCGTTCGCCCGCTTCGACGCGGACGGCAAGGTCGTCTTCAAGGCCGAGATCGGCGCCGCCACCGACCGCGCCTGCCAGATCCAGGGCGTGTGGGTGGCCCCCGAGTACCGGGGCAAGGGCCTGGCGGCACCGGGCATGGCGGCGGTCCTGCGCTACGCCCTCGCGGACGTGGCCCCGGTGGCGAGCCTGTACGTCAACGACTTCAACACCGCGGCACGACGGACGTACCTCCGGGTGGGCTTCCGAGAGGTCGGCGCCTTCATGAGCGTGCTGTTCTGA
- a CDS encoding GNAT family N-acetyltransferase, whose product MDLVIGPLDLSSHVDEALAVQAAAFGLGPDEVAVRRQIVLRHMTHPGARALGATVGGDLVGFVYGMPNDRTHWWSTVVEPYLRAQGTDDWLDDSFVITELHVHPAHQNRGAGRTLITTITDSATEPRSILSAIDTESPARGLYRSLGYQDLARQVLFPSAPKPYAVMGAPLPLHRR is encoded by the coding sequence ATGGACCTCGTGATCGGCCCACTGGACCTCTCCTCGCACGTGGACGAGGCCCTGGCCGTGCAAGCCGCGGCGTTCGGACTCGGCCCCGACGAGGTCGCCGTCCGCCGCCAGATCGTCCTGCGCCACATGACCCACCCGGGCGCCCGGGCCCTCGGGGCCACCGTCGGCGGCGACCTCGTCGGGTTCGTCTACGGCATGCCCAACGACCGCACCCACTGGTGGTCCACCGTGGTCGAGCCCTACCTCCGCGCCCAGGGCACGGACGACTGGCTCGACGACTCCTTCGTCATCACCGAACTCCACGTCCACCCGGCCCACCAGAACCGCGGCGCGGGCCGCACCCTGATCACCACGATCACCGACAGCGCCACGGAACCCCGCTCGATCCTCTCCGCCATCGACACCGAGAGCCCCGCCCGCGGCCTCTACCGCTCCCTCGGCTACCAGGACCTGGCCCGCCAGGTCCTCTTCCCGAGCGCCCCCAAGCCGTACGCGGTGATGGGGGCCCCGCTCCCGCTGCACAGGCGATAA